CCGCAAAAAGGATGGGGAATATAGGAGTTAAACTTATAGATGACGATCTCTTCGGTCCTACCGGAGAAAAATTATCCTCAACGAATATTATCGGTCGGATAGTCGAGCCCGAGAGACTCAAGGGTATTGAAGAAGGAGATACGATATATATAAGTGAAACTGCACGCAAGAACACTGATGATCAGGGGAACTAAGAATCCAGAGTATTGATACTCATATACTCCCATAAATATAAAAAAGGAACTAATTAATTTACTTGAATAATGCATAATAAAATATTACATAACCGAATTAATGTACTTGATACTTGAGCGGATTCACATGTTTGGATTTATCACAGGTGAAGTCTCCCGAAGTTGAGGAGAGACAGAAGATGACAGAAATAAAACAAAATGAGATTACAAAGTACATTGTAATCAGTTCGGATATAGTGCTACCTGCGGATGCAGCCATGAAGATTTATGAATCAGAGTTTCCGGTTATTGTAAAGGAGACATGCTTTGGACTTATTGTAACAGGACCAGAGGAGGATGTCCTTGCGGTGGTAGAAAAGATCCAGCAGATGGATAAAAACCATATTTTTATAAAAGAGAGGGGATTTCCTGCCGGCGATGAGAGGCGCTGCCGGGCAAGCCGGGGTGGAGGCCCGAGGCCGGGATTCCATTTCCTGAGGGAAGAAGTGAAGATGCTCCCTGCCATAGGGGCTGCACTTGATGAACTGGACGCAAATGGGTCCGTAAAAGAAAAGCGCAAAGAGAAAAGCAGGCTTAAAGTTTCTGATTTGGAAAATATTATTGAAGAAGAGCTTGCGAGGTGAATTTTTTGGCAAAGGTTTTCATTTACCCTGTAAACAGTCTTATTTTGTCTGACCTGGTTGAGCGCTTTGAGCATAAACCCCTTACAATGATGAATCAGGTAAAAGAAAAAGTTACAAACATCAGCCTGGATTCTCCCCCTATTAATATTACTCCGGAAGACCCAAAAATCGGGCTTCGATATGCTGCGGTTGAAGTTCCGGCTGGAGTAAGGGGCAGGATGGCTCTAATAGGCCCCCTTATAGAAAAAACCGAAGCTGCAATAATAGTTGAAAATCCACCCGCAAACTTTGGCTGTGTGGGCTGTAACCGCACAAACGAACTGATGAAATATCTGGTGCGCGATAAAGGGGTTCCTATTCTGGAAGTAAAATACCCGGAATCAAATGAGGATGCTCGTGACTTCGTGAGCAAAATCGCTGCATTTCTACAATCACTGCCAAAAGAAAATCCTGAAGAAGAGGGGTTGCCAGAAGAAGATGAAAAGCCAGTAGAGGATGAACCGGCAGAAAAGGGGGCTGAGTAATGAGTGCCGAGGAATCTGGACTTGTAAAGATTGCTCTGGTCTCCTGCGGCTCTGAGTATGC
The Methanosarcina sp. WWM596 DNA segment above includes these coding regions:
- a CDS encoding methanogenesis marker 5 protein, which gives rise to MAKVFIYPVNSLILSDLVERFEHKPLTMMNQVKEKVTNISLDSPPINITPEDPKIGLRYAAVEVPAGVRGRMALIGPLIEKTEAAIIVENPPANFGCVGCNRTNELMKYLVRDKGVPILEVKYPESNEDARDFVSKIAAFLQSLPKENPEEEGLPEEDEKPVEDEPAEKGAE
- a CDS encoding methanogenesis marker 6 protein, producing the protein MTEIKQNEITKYIVISSDIVLPADAAMKIYESEFPVIVKETCFGLIVTGPEEDVLAVVEKIQQMDKNHIFIKERGFPAGDERRCRASRGGGPRPGFHFLREEVKMLPAIGAALDELDANGSVKEKRKEKSRLKVSDLENIIEEELAR